The genomic region CCCCTTCAAGGGATTTTCCATCTCACATCTCTCCTCTGCTGGCCAGGAAACACCTGTGAGCTGCCAAAGCACCTGTGAGCTGCCAAAGCATGAAGGAGACAAGCCTGGGGTAGAGCTTGCTCCTTGGCTTAGTGACTGCAGTCCATTAAGGGTCTGGGGCATTCACAGCTACCTGTCATTGTATCTCGAGGTCAAATAGCTATTTATTAGTCTGAGCCcatatttctctttctgcttaGAGTGCTCTATCAAACCTGACACGCTTGGATTAAAGGAACAAGTATGAGAGTGTCACAAGCCAATGACTTACAATGATGAAAAAATGGAACACGGGCTTTGGGGAGGGAAACCCAATCCTTTGAGTTACTTTTTTGAATGAAATGAGTATgttaaaatgtataaattatCCCCATGAGGATAAAATGTTAGGTCTTTATAGGAGTAATCAATAGTGATGTGAGCAATGAACTAAATGTTCCCAGCAGCTGCGTGAGTTGCATTTTTATTagatggtttttaaaaaatcacagaataggaGGGGAAAGTGGGTTAATTTCTTATTGAACATAATCAAATAGTTATGGACTTACTAAGCAAATTCTCCAAGGGAACAAGGTGGTACGACAGTCCTACCTCATTTTAAGACCACATTTACTCAGTTCAGCACTGCAGACCTGCTTTGTTCCTGATTAAGTTAAAATTAATAGGATGTGGCACTGAAATGACTGTATTAATTAGCTCCTTGGAGTCCTGATCAAAAATAGGGGTCTGCTCAGCTAAATGTCATCTGACATCAAAGTGCTCACAGCAGATCCGCAGCaggtctctgctctgcaggtcTGGGTGAAGCTGGTAAGTTGGTAGACCCCTTTTATCAAGGTTGAAGGAGGAACAAAACGAGATCATTAATGGATGAGATTGTTCCTCCCTCTGCTAGACACCTCACAAGCCGAGGCAGTGGTGAGCATCTGtcaggcacagcctgcaggggcaggagaggacccatcagcagggctgaggtggcCAGGATGAGAAGGCAACAGGTACATCCATTGCAGGCAGAACCCTGAGAacaggacactgaggggctgctcCACTGGAGCTCAGGACGTGGCCACAAGCAATGCCACTCAGCTCAGGGCAtgtcctccagctcagctgtCCCTCCAGTGCCTCTCTGATTTACTGATACTGAATATGCTTCTCATTCTGTGCGAGGCTTTCCACTTCAAAGGTactcccagcttttccatgAGCAGTTTGagctttttcttcccttacaGATACTAAAGACTTTGTGAAagtttacattttttccttgttatttttttccatttctactAGGAAAATCTCACTCATTTCTGTCTTCAACTGTCAATTGTCTTTAGTTCCTGAGAACTCAAAAGCTTCAAAGAAACCTCACAGAACTTTTTCTCAAAAGAAGTTCAGTGAAAAAGACCTTGttcattctattttttttttcctgggagaggAAATGCCTCCATGAAACAATGTCCAGCAATTCACTCAGCACTGAGAATTATGAAGTGGAAAAAGCTACAGAGATGAGGAGCAAATCTCACATGCTGAAACCACCTGCAGGTgaccagctcccccagccctccaGGTTCATCTTCCCTTAAGGCCAAGGAGGAGAATTGCACTCTCTGCTCAGTGTGAGAGAAAGGAGGGATGTCAGCACTGGGATTGATGGGTCTGGCATCTCAGTTCTCTGCTTTAGGGATAGATGGTCACAATGCTCAGACTTTCCCACCTCATCAGCCCAGGACCCCACCACACTCTCCAACCCCTACAGACACTTTtgctctcctgctgtcctgtcCCACTCAGGAAGGGGCAATTTCACGGCAGGAAAAATGCAACTGGGACATCACAGAAGCCCAAATTCCCCTCTGTCCCACAGGCACCCCATGTCCCACAGAGGGATGCTGCCTGTTGTCCACACCTCAGGCACAACACAGAAGCATTTCTAAACGTCAGGAAGCGAAAAGTGCCATCTGTGAGTCTTGAGCAGATGCTGCACAGAGATGATAGTGAAAGCCTTtaagggaaaggaggggggaagTAGAGAGATGACAATTAAAGAGCTGTTTTAAATGATCTGGAACAAGATTAAAGGCAGCTGCaggtttgaggggttttttttctctaggaaAAGCAACTTCAAGATTACCTTCATTTCTTCTCCCTTTACAAACTGCTGTTAAGAGGAAAAACTAAGAGCTAAATTGATCAACCACATTTCCCCACTCTTTTATTATCCCTCCAGCTGACATCTCGGGAaggggggaggaaaaagaaatcaagtgaATTAAAATCAAtcgggggaaaaaaagagaagaaattatgtAAGAACTGGCAAAACACAGCAGGCCAAGTGGTTATGTAAAGCAATGAACACAAGAGCTTATTTAAATTAGATCTAGCTGCGAGACAGACCAGAGTGTAAACGGGCTGGGATTAGGCAGGCTGGGCTGTCGTGCATATGCTGAGTTAAAGCCCTGGATTCCCTGAGTAGTCCATGAAAAAAAGGCAGGTTTTTAAGGATGCTGCCACCACCAGagatgggcagtgctgctggggcagaggtCTCTTTCCATCACTGTGGGGCTGAATCCAGACACATTTACACaccaatattttcattttcttgtctaATTGAAGGTGTGGCAGCACCATGACCTGATGGGACACAGTCCTGGCACAAAGGTGCCAGTTTCTGGTGCTGTCAGAGGGGTGAGTGGCACCCAAGCTTGGACTTCTCTGGTGTAGTGAGTGATTTAGAACAGTGCTGTTATTAAAAGCTATAGTAGGAATTTGGCTGacttaaggaaaagaaatcaattcCTCCAGTCACTATCAGTATAAACACAGGATTCCTGAACTGAAGCCATTGACGAATCCTGGAGAAGATTTGCCAGCAAACCTGGAGAGAATTCAGCCATTTGGTTTTATGGGTTGCTATTTTTGTGTACTTGGGAGAGGTGCTTGTCATATTTATTTAGCTGGTGCCACAGATCTGACAGTGGCATCCACACCACCAGAGCAGTGAGCACATCACCCCATCAAGGGGCTCCTCACCAGAGGAAGATATAAGGGAGTGTTTGCACCATCATGCATGGAATTAATAACTTTGTGAGACTCTCAGACTAATGGGAATTGAATAGATGGCCTTGGAAAAGTGTGTAGAGAGCATAGTAATTGATGCCAAGAGACCAGGCTGCACCTTGTGCCTCCCAGCTCCAACATCTGGTCCTTCCTTCCCATCCCCTTCAGACCTGAGGGGTTTTGGCACTTTACTTTGAAGGCATTGCAAGAAGAAATGTAggcagaaataaagcaaaggaGCCCCTTGGGCAAGCAGGTTTTTTATGTGCAGAGTGATTTATTCTACAAATCATCCAAACTATCAGCAGGCTTCATAAAACATAATAAACCAGGGATCTGGAGGGATGAACGAGCTGCAGCCATACAGGGTGGGCTGATGCAGAGCAGAACTGCAGTGGAACAGCAGCCTTTCCAAATGGAGGAGGAGGTCCAGAGCAGTTCCCCATGTGCTCCCCCAGCCAGCAAATGAGCAacttggagctgctggagaagtGGCAGTTTCTGGAGGCACAGGGCCTGCTGCCATGTGTTTTAATAAATGGGTTCACACCAGCTGTCCATGCAAATAAAACATTAGCATGTGTCAGACACTCTATCCAGGCACTTGCTGTAACTTCGGGGACATTTTTCAGCAGAGCCATCCAAGTGCAGGCTGTgcaccttcctctctcccctgtGAATTATGGGGTGCCAGAGAACTGCCCGCACCCAGGCTCCCCTTGCACTTGTGCCCAGTCCAGGTTCAGAACAAACCCTGGGATTTcaggctgaggagctgccaaCTCTCTCTGTTGGGACTGCCAGTGCACCAGGATTGTGGGTGTTTCTTTCAGCTTCCCCTGTTTTCCactattttttcttcagaaaggtAAGAAAGTAACATGTGacaaaggaaaatcaaattGCACAACATCTGGCaattaaaattcagatttttgaaAATCAATGGTGAGACTGTGCCGTGTTAATGGCCCACAGGACTGTGGGAGAGGACACTCAGTGGGCTCCTGTTTTGATGGAGCTGATCCCAGAGCCAAACCCACAGGTATCAACCCACAAGAGAACAGGGGAAGCATCTCATCCTCCCTCAGAACTCTCTTATCTATAACTACCCAAACAAGGGGCTTTTAAGACCTCTCCAGCTGAAGTAGTGGAGGTTTTGAGTGCAACCATGAAAGCATGAATTTACTTGTATGGCTTTAAGAAGTGTTTAATTTATGTGGAAAAAGAACCTAAAATTGGCTGCAGTGTGTTTCAGAGGATGTCTGCCAGCTAAAGCGATGACTGGACCTAAATAATGTGGCTATAATGGACTTACTCCTGTTACCATATCCCATGTGGATGCCAATATCCAAACCAGACATCCCTGACTGACAGAGGCAACAGGCAAACTTGGCAATGAAGAACACATAATAAAGCAGATTCACAGGCTGATTTaagcagctgcagggacagtgagaaAAAAGGCTGGGAAATAGTACTGTTCTAAAGAATTCCATATCAGGGGCCACACAGAGTTTATGTCTCGATGGCATGAGGAGAGATGTGCCCAGAGTACAGATGATGGTGACACTCAGTGTCACTCTGCAGATATCTCACTTAGCACTTTTCCTGATTACAAGTATGGGCTGCTCTGAACAATTTGTAATTCCTAGAAGAATATCAGTAGTGGAGCTTAAGTGGTGCAATTTAATAGGTTCAAAAATCAAATATGCCAAGTGTTGTTTGAgtaattgctttcttttttcctattacaAGGAAACCTGCTTGTTCATTCAGTCTAGTTTCACTTGGGAATGCCCATTAAAACTTAAATACCGAGCAAATACAGAGGAACTTCTTCAAAGTCAGAGATGTTAAATTGCTACAAACAAATAGGCCCTTTtgactcagaatattctgtgattctgtgaagtacTCATTCTGGGAAGCTTGCTCCAGTAGTCCAGGAAGGAGCATTCTCCTGCAGTGATCCCAGCAGAACCGTAGCTCACACTGGGCTCTGAGGATATAAATGGTTACAATTGCCCTGTTCTGGGACTGCTTTGCAATCAGTCAACAAATGAAACCACTTGGAGAACTAATGGCttcctaaaaaaagaaaaaaaataaaaatccgAATTTACTTTAGACAGTTTGCCAAACAGGAAGAGGAGTGAAAAATGTTGAGTGATTTATTACAAGTGATTTGCCAGCTTGAGCAAGTGCATCATTGCTCTGCTtaatttaaagacagaaaatgaatgcaaaGAGATGCAGGGACCGGATGTAAAGCAGCTTGAACCCACTACGAAGACCAGGGCTCCAGACTGCCAACCAGCAAGACCTCTGCACGTCACTCTCCACATCACCACTGCCCTTTCAGTCACAGACCTCCcataatttgtcttttttaaacCTCTGCACAGCTTACGACGTGAGAATGCGGCTCACACGCTGTGCGATGGTTTCCATTAACGCACTTCAAACCTGATTCGCAGCTGCTTTGCTTATTCACTCCGGAGCCTTCCCCAGGCCAGGGCCCTGGATCACGTTGTGTGCTGTTTCTCTGTGCTCACAGGAATGGAGTGAAACCATTAAACAATCTTCCTATCTTGGCAAATCTACTTTTGCAGCCAGATCCCCCAAGGAGGAACAGATTAGCAGAGTCTGGGGTTTTGTTCCTTCTTCTCCCACAACAGCTGcctctttctttttacttttaaattatttcactagttaaataaataaataaataaataaataaataaataaataaataaacaaacgaacaaataaataaataaataaatatttttatgaggGAAAGCTCACAGCTGAACTTCAAATACTGTGCAATCATGTCTGCCTACTTCTTGCTTGGCTAATGGGATAAGGTATAGCCTGAATAATTGCAAGACTGTAAAATACATTGAGAATTGTTTAAACTGTAATCTCCAAAGATATGGATAGGAAATAATCCTCTGGTTTTAGCCCTACCATGGTAACAATGAGCATCAGTTTAATCCTAAGAGAAAGATAAGTGGAAATAATGCATTTCAGTCCCATTGTTCTCAAATCAGATGGTTCATGTCTCCACAGAGAGTAGAGAATTTGGGTTAAGTAcactgggctgctgctgctaaaACCTTCAAAGCACCTATAGGAGAAATACATCTCCCACCATCTCAGATGAAAGTGAGGAATCACAACAAAATGCAGAGGGAATTTAAGGCTTCTCTGAAGGCTTGACTTTGGTTTACTGGAACAGGACAGAGGGAAACTGGGAGGAACATGTTTAAACATTTGCAGGCTCTGGGTTTAATCTACGTGCATTTACCCTCGCCTGCTTTTAGTGGGAGAAAAGGTTCTGATTCCCTTCTCTTTAAGTTCCCTCCCTTTAAATGTGGGAATATCACAACGACTCCAGTACACATACAGCTTTAAATTCCAGCTGCCCTCTGATTAACCCCATCTGAAATTCATGTTCCAAATAAAAGATTGAGCAGCTATTACATGCAAGCCTGGCAGGAAAGCACGACGGAGATTGGTGTCTTGctctctctgtccctccttccaTGCCTCTTACATTTTTCAAGCCAAATGCTCCAGTAAAAAAATGCCTCAACCCGTCAGAGCACTGGAGCACAGCAAGTGTTGATGCTGAAATCCATTCCACACATGGGCGTGTTGGATTCAGCAGTGTGTGGAGACCAGCGAGCCTTGCTGAAGTCAGGAGTGGCTGCTAATTCAACCACTATGGATTTCCCAAACCCAGCAAAAATAGCAGCCTCTGGCTTTGACGATGCGGTTCCTTTCCAGATGTCTGTGCTACACCCGGTGCCCAAAACTTTCTGAAATTAGGAGCTGTCACTACAGTGAGGAAATGGGCTCGGAATCAGCTCAAGGAactgggagagagggagataCGGTTTTATTTCCCCTGATCTTGCTGGCCACTTTCcagcagaagggaaggagatgcAGAAGATGCAGAGAAACGGGGGAGATTTGGGCATTTCTGGCAATGAACTGCAGCCTTTGAGGCAACACGGTGGAGCGGGGCTGGCTGCCCCGGGCTCTGCAGTGCCGGGGGCTCTGGGACGGAACAGGGGGTCGGTCCGGGCACGGGAAGCAGCTCCGGGAAGGGCTGCACCGGCAGGATTAACCGcggagcacagcacagcaagcGGAGCCCCgaccaccccaaatccctcttGCCCGCACCCTAAGCCGGTCCGTCCCGTCAGGGCTGCCCGGGACAACCTCATTCCGGAGCCGGCCTCCGCTCCAGCCTCCCCCTCCTGTCCCGCCCACCTCCTCAAAGTTTGGCCAAGCCGGGGAGGAGGTGGCTGTCCGGCCCCGGCCGCCCGGGCACCCCCGGCCCCTCACCTGGATCACCGTTTTCAGCGTGGAGGTGTCCACGATGGCGGTGCAGATGAGAGAGTCGGGATCCCGGTCCTTGGCGTAGATCTGCCCCATGGTGAAGATCATGGGGATGGCGAGGAGGAAGGAGGCGATCCAGATGCAGCTAATGAACTTCTTGGTGCGGCTGCGGGACATGATGCTCTTGGCTTTGAAGGGGTGGCAGATGGCCATGTAGCGCTCCACGCTGAGGCTGGCGATGTTGAGCGCCGTGGCATAGGTGCAGGCGTCCCGGAGGAAGTAGTAGCCCTTGCAAACGGCCCCCCCGAAAGCCCAGGGATGATGGACCCAGATGAAGTTGTAGAGCTCGATGGGCatgcagaggaggaagatgaggaggtCGGAGAAGGCGAGGCTGGCCAGGTGGTAGTGCACGGTGCTCTGCAGGTTCTGCAGTGACTTCTTGCGCACCAGCGTGTACGCCGTGATGGAGTTGCCCACGGTGCCCACCAAGAAAAGAACCAAGTAGATGACCGTCACCATCACTTTGGAGTAGATGTCTGTGTTGACGTCCAGGTCCTCCTCGTCGGGCACTTTGGGGAGCAGGTCGGAGCGGTTGGAGGCGTTGGCATAGCCGCTGGGGTGCGGGTGCAGGGGTCCGGCGGGCACGGCCGGGGCCGTGGCGTTCGGGTGCATCCCCGGGGCCGGGCAGCACCGCCCGGACCCGCCGCACCGCCCGGACCCGCCGCTGCCCCCGGCGGGGAACTTGGCTCGTTTTGATGCGGCGGGAGGAGCCGCCGGTCCCGGGGCTGCCGCGCGTGTGCGTGTGCGAGACGCGCCCCCCGCCCTGCGAGCCGTCCGCAGCCCCCGCTCTCTCCTCCCCGCCGCTCCCCCGGAGCCCAGATGTGCCCTGGCGGCGCGGGAGCCGCCCCGcatacgcacacacacacgcacacacccGCACACACGCCCGTCCGCCCCGCAGAGCCGCGCCGGCAGCCGCAGCACCGCCGGTCCCCGCACACCCCTCGCACACGCCCGCACACTCCGCGCTGGCCCCGCCGCTGCCTCCCCCCCGGCCTGGGGGGTGCCCTGGCTCGGCCCCGCCGCCGAGAAGGGTTTTGTAGCCCCAGCTCGGTCCCCAGACTGGGGCCcgtg from Pithys albifrons albifrons isolate INPA30051 chromosome 18, PitAlb_v1, whole genome shotgun sequence harbors:
- the NTSR1 gene encoding neurotensin receptor type 1, yielding MRGGSRAARAHLGSGGAAGRRERGLRTARRAGGASRTRTRAAAPGPAAPPAASKRAKFPAGGSGGSGRCGGSGRCCPAPGMHPNATAPAVPAGPLHPHPSGYANASNRSDLLPKVPDEEDLDVNTDIYSKVMVTVIYLVLFLVGTVGNSITAYTLVRKKSLQNLQSTVHYHLASLAFSDLLIFLLCMPIELYNFIWVHHPWAFGGAVCKGYYFLRDACTYATALNIASLSVERYMAICHPFKAKSIMSRSRTKKFISCIWIASFLLAIPMIFTMGQIYAKDRDPDSLICTAIVDTSTLKTVIQVNTFISFVFPMVVISVLNTIIANQLIIMFKQAAQENQVCTIGGQQTMLSMSMEPSRVQALRHGVRVLRAVVIAFVVCWLPYHIRRLMFCYVPSSHWTDFLFNFYHYFYMMTNVLFYVSSAVNPILYNLVSANFRQIFLSTLTLLCLPWRKKKKRLAFTRKSNSISSNHTFSSQVTRETTY